A single Vigna radiata var. radiata cultivar VC1973A chromosome 8, Vradiata_ver6, whole genome shotgun sequence DNA region contains:
- the LOC106769997 gene encoding probable mediator of RNA polymerase II transcription subunit 37c, translating to LETRVKNAVVTVPAYFNDSQRKSTIDAGTIAGLNIIRIINEPTAAAIAYGLDRRINSVGERNIFIFDLGGGTFDVSILTIKGKIFEVKATTGNTHLGEEDIDNRMVNYFVEKLKKEKKLDISGNARALRRLRSACERAKRTLSHAVSATIEVDGLSNGIDFCSSITRARFEQINMELFNQCMETVDRCLADAKMEKRSMHDVVLVGGSSRIPKVQELLDDFFEGKVLCKSINPDEAVAYGAAVQAALLSEGIKNVPDVVLLDVTPLSLGIKTKGDIMSVLISRNTTIPVKRTLPYCTTHDNQSYVRIKVYEGERRRASDNNFLGSFKLSGFPKAPRGHPFDVCFAIDENGILSVSAKEKTTGISNKIIITNDIERLPTEEINRMIQEAEVYKAEDTKFLRKAKTMNKIDDYAYKIKKALEKENFSSKVCSEDRKKISSA from the coding sequence TTGGAAACCAGGGTGAAGAATGCGGTGGTTACTGTGCCTGCTTATTTCAATGACTCTCAGCGTAAGTCTACCATAGATGCTGGAACCATTGCTGGCCTTAACATCATACGGATAATCAACGAACCAACTGCTGCAGCTATTGCATATGGTCTTGACCGAAGGATTAATTCTGTTGGAGAGagaaacattttcatttttgatcTCGGTGGTGGTACTTTTGATGTTTCTATTCTAACGATTAAGGGTAAGATCTTTGAAGTTAAGGCAACAACTGGAAACACTCACCTTGGAGAAGAGGACATTGATAACAGAATGGTTAACTACTTTGTGGAGaaactaaagaaagaaaagaaattggacATTAGTGGAAACGCTAGAGCGTTGAGGAGATTGAGAAGTGCCTGTGAGAGGGCCAAGAGGACACTGTCACATGCTGTCAGTGCCACAATTGAGGTAGATGGTTTATCTAATGGCATTGACTTTTGTTCTTCAATCACTCGTGCAAGGTTTGAACAAATCAACATGGAGCTCTTTAACCAGTGTATGGAGACAGTAGATAGGTGCCTTGCTGATGcaaaaatggagaagagaagTATGCATGATGTTGTTCTTGTTGGTGGGTCTTCTAGGATTCCCAAAGTGCAAGAATTATTGGATGATTTCTTTGAGGGAAAGGTTCTGTGCAAAAGCATAAACCCTGATGAAGCTGTAGCCTATGGTGCTGCTGTGCAGGCTGCTTTGTTGAGTGAAGGTATTAAGAATGTTCCAGACGTGGTGTTGCTGGATGTAACACCGTTATCACTTGGTATTAAAACAAAAGGCGATATCATGAGTGTACTGATTTCAAGGAATACTACTATTCCTGTAAAGAGGACACTTCCATATTGTACAACTCATGATAACCAATCATATGTTCGAATAAAGGTTTATGAGGGTGAGAGAAGAAGAGCCAGTGATAACAATTTTTTGGGTTCTTTTAAACTTTCTGGCTTTCCTAAAGCTCCTAGGGGCCATCCTTTTGATGTGTGCTTTGCCATAGATGAAAATGGTATACTATCTGTCTCTGCCAAGGAAAAAACAACTGGCATCAGCAATAAGATCATCATAACCAATGACATAGAACGACTGCCAACGGAAGAAATTAATAGAATGATTCAAGAAGCAGAGGTATACAAAGCTGAAGATACGAAATTCCTTAGGAAGGCAAAAACAATGAATAAAATTGATGACTATGCTTACAAGATAAAGAAAGCTTTGGAAAAAGAGAATTTCAGTTCAAAAGTTTGCTCAGAAGACAGGAAAAAGATCAGTTCTGCA
- the LOC106770510 gene encoding uncharacterized protein At2g29880-like, whose protein sequence is MDRGKGPGTESSGHMREFCKWTEDMDARLMHSMIEENRLGNGVDGSWTTQAYNNMVQYLHNSGYVHVTKTNVKNRQKVLKDQWREVHDLFGSLSGFAWNSITMRFEAEEEVWADLIQSRPTASKWRVTSIRHYDLMMELWAADRATGSGVRTARQRRRQDNAPRVSVDLNENIDYIPEQPDWTAYRDPIPPLPPPSIDEYSPRNTQSVPSVPSGGTSSSRGSKRKAPMVDVIESHLERMSTNLEGFTTAMNSSNVHFGVISNAAVEQVATMKERNDILRSQTEVFRRTQSYTFNESDIYEMLCGMHIPDESLLEQCYDFLCANQSCVKRLMGLPPQKRWNKLCKMFSGGDC, encoded by the exons ATGGACAGGGGTAAGGGTCCTGGAACTGAGTCCTCTGGTCATATGAGAGAGTTTTGCAAATGGACCGAGGACATGGATGCAAGGCTAATGCATTCAATGATTGAAGAGAATCGTTTAGGTAACGGAGTAGATGGCAGCTGGACCACGCAAGCGTATAATAATATGGTTCAGTACCTTCATAACTCAGGTTATGTTCATGTTACCAAAACTAACGTTAAAAATCGtcaaaaagttttgaaagacCAATGGCGTGAGGTTCATGACCTCTTTGGATCATTGAGTGGCTTTGCTTGGAACTCCATAACTATGAGGTTTGAGGCTGAAGAGGAAGTTTGGGCTGACCTCATTCAG TCGAGGCCAACGGCTTCAAAGTGGAGAGTCACGAGCATTAGACATTATGATTTGATGATGGAGTTATGGGCTGCTGATCGAGCTACCGGGAGTGGTGTTCGCACTGCTCGTCAAAGACGTCGTCAGGATAATGCCCCTCGTGTCAGTGTTGATTTAAATGAGAACATAGATTACATTCCTGAACAGCCTGACTGGACGGCTTACAGAGACCCAATTCCGCCATTGCCTCCTCCATCGATAGATGAATATAGTCCAAGAAACACTCAGTCCGTGCCTTCCGTTCCATCTGGTGGAACATCATCCTCTAGAGGCTCAAAGAGAAAGGCTCCCATGGTCGATGTAATTGAATCCCATTTGGAAAGGATGTCGACCAATCTGGAGGGTTTCACGACAGCTATGAACTCTTCAAATGTGCATTTCGGGGTCATTTCAAATGCAGCTGTAGAACAAGTCGCGACAATGAAAGAAAGGAATGACATATTGCGTTCCCAAACCGAGGTTTTTCGTCGGACGCAGAGCTACACATTTAATGAATCTGACATTTATGAAATGCTGTGTGGGATGCACATACCTGATGAGTCGTTGCTGGAGCAATGCTATGACTTCTTGTGTGCAAACCAATCATGTGTGAAGAGGCTGATGGGGCTTCCACCGCAAAAGCGGTGGAATAAATTGTGTAAAATGTTTTCGGGAGGAGATTGTTAG